The Methylomonas rhizoryzae genome includes the window AATCGCCTTGCCCTGGTGGGCAGGCAGTCGCCTGACGCCGATCCAGATCGGAACGATTGATATAAAACCATAGCTATAAGTTTGCCACCACTGAACCGGTCAAACGACCTTTCAGTATCCATTTTGCGGAACCGGGGTTCCAGACAAAATTTCTGCGCGCCTGCAAACGCGCAATGGCAACACCACCTTTCGAAACTCTACTCGCGCGGTCTATTGGTTTGCGCCATCAAGGAGCTTTGGAATAATCAGCGATCAGCAGACGATCGTTGATGAATATAAACAAGCTTCGCTATCGACAGCGACCGCGCATTTCATCAAGGCGCATTTTCCCTGCCGACCCAGATAGAGCGTTTTCAAAACTCCATCTGCACCAAAAAAATATATTTAAGCGTGGACGCATTGCCCTAAGGCCCAACGGACACAGTACATCCAGCGGCGTTCCTCTGCCACCCCACTAGGGGCTATATAGCTGGTACTTCTTCGCTTTTTATACTGCCGAAGTGCAGTCTATGAAAATTTCGTCCCGAAAAGTTCTACGTGCGGGGCTATTTTGGGGTTGAAATTAAGCGACTGTCAAATGGTTTTTTCATTTTATTTCAATTGCTTAAGTGATGAATACAGGCTGGACGGCGTTGGATTTTATTGGACAATTCAGATTTAACGACATGAATGACTTTCGCACCAACCGCCATTGAAAATCGGGGTATGAAAAACTGGGGTGACGCCAAAATCGATTTCGATAAGAGAGAGACCTCGATGATCTGGAGGCTTATTTTATTTATAGACATCGTCTGCGAGTAATACCGGTAACACTAGGTAATCCGTCGACATATCCTTTGCAGCCTACACCAGACAGGGTGGTAACACCGGTAATACCAGTAATCTCATTTTCAACAGTTACAGTGCTCGGGTGTTCCCAGAGTCGCAATGCAGGCTGCGTGATGTTTAAACAGGTCCTTTATCGTTCAATAAATGATATATTTATGATCGATAAAATCATTTTGTATTAATCATGATCTGGAATTGGCAACTGGCGGGTTGGCCGCGCTTCACCTACAACGCGACGCAGCTGGACGATTTTGAAAAGCGCTTGTTGCTCGGCGCCGGTGTGTCATTCGGCGCGATCAAGCATTTGTCTGAAGACGACAAGCGGCATTTGACCATCGAGCTAATCAGCAATGAAGCCTTGAAAACGTCAGCCATTGAAGGCGAATATCTCAACCGGGACAGCCTGCAATCTTCGATTTGCCGTCAATTCGGTTTAACCACCGATCATCGAAAAGTCCCGCCAGCCGAGCAAGGCATCGCGGAGGTTATGGTCGATTTGTACCAGCATTTTTCTACCCCACTAAGTCATGAGCAGTTGTATCGCTGGCACACTTGGATTACGGCCGGTCGTAGCGACCTACAGGATGTCGGACGGTATCGAACACACGACGACCCGATGCGAATTGTCTCAGGTCCCATTTATGCGCCCAAGATCCATTTCGAGGCGCCGCCATCCTGCCAAATGACGCCGGAAATGGATCAGTTCATTGATTGGTTTAATAGCACGGCACCTGATGGAAACACGCCCATGCCAGCTTTACAGCGCGCAGGGATCGCGCATCTTTATTTTGTCAGCATCCATCCGTTCGAAGACGGTAACGGTCGCATCGGTCGCGCCATTGCCGAAAAGGCATTGGCCCAATGTCTGGGGCAACCGACATTAATCGCCCTGGCATTTACCATCGAACGCCACCGTAATGCGTACTACACCGCTTTGGAAATGGCTAACAAGCAAATCGACGTGACTGATTGGCTGGTTTATTTCGCCGAATTGGTAATGGCCGCTCAGGAATACACCCATCAATGGATCGATTTCTTAATTCAAAAAACCAAACTCTACGACCACGTGCGTGGGCATCTGAATCCGCGACAGGAAAAAGCGTTGGCGAGAATGTTTCGGGAAGGTCCGGATGGCTTCACCGGCGGACTCAGTGCAGACAAATATCGCAGCATCACGGGGGCACCTTCAGCAACGGCCACGCGTGATCTGCAGGATCTGGTCGCCAAGGGCGTATTGTTTAGAACGGGAGAACGCAAACATACGCGCTACTATTTGAACTTAACCGGAACACTACCTTAAAGCCTGATTACCCTGCTCGCAATACATAGTCCAGTCGGCCATGAGCTGAGATCGCTTTTCCATCAAATCGCCTCGGCGATACGCGGCCTCTGCCTGATTTTTAATCGTGTGGGCTAATGCCATTTCAACTACTTCATTGGGATAATGGGTTGTTTCAGCAGCCCAATCCCTAAAACTAGATCGAAATCCGTGAACCGTCAGTTCCGGTAGGCCCATGCGTTTTAATAGTTGCAGCATGGCCATATTCGACAAACCTCTTTTTAACCCAGGAAACACAAATTCATTCGTTTTGAGTAGACTCATCTCCTGAACGATAGCCATTGCCCGAGGCGACAAGGGCACTCGATGAGGTTTGTTGGCTTTCATCCGTTCGACGGGAATGGTCCACGTCTGACTGATAACATCTATTTCATCCCAAGTTGCGCCAATGGATTCATTGGTTCGGGCAGCGGTAAGGATCGTAAATTCCAGACATCGCGCGGCTATGCCTTGTTGATTTCTTAGTTTTACAATAAATTCCGATATATCCGTGTAAGGCAATGCGGCGTGATGTTCGACATTTTGAACTTTGGATGGTTTAGGTAATATCTTGTCAAGATGATCACGCCATCGAGCTGGATTTTCACCTTCTCGATATTTGCTTACAGTCGCCCAATCCAGCACCGTTTCGATGCGACCTCGCAATCTGCTGGCCGTTTCATTTTTGGACGTCCAGATTCCTTCAAGACATTTAACAACCAGTGCCGTATCGACTTCCGCGACCGGGAGTTTGCCAATGGTTGGATATGCGTACTGTTCTAGGGTATTGGACCATTGCTGAGCATGCTTAGGATTTTTCCAGCCATGGCGATTAATTTCAATGTAAGCGGAGGCACATTCTGCAAATGTCATTGACTTGGCGACGGACAAATGAAGCTCGCGTTCAATTTTCCGTTTTTCGACCAGAGGATTCAGACCTTGCTTGAGCAGCTTTCGGTACTCAGATGCTTGCTCCCTGGCTGCTTCCAGCGAAATATCGCCAAAACTACCCAGACCAATCTCGGTAGCCTTTTTATTCCTGACAAATTTGAAAATCCAGCTTTTTGAAAGTGTCGGACTAACCTGTAGGTAAAGACCACCACCATCACTGTGATAACCGGGAGTTTTGATTGTCACAACCTTGCGTGCGTTCAGCTTATTCAAAATCCGACTCATAAATCCTACCCTACTTCCTACCCTACTTTCGGCATCGGATTGGAGTATATTTTATCAAACCAAGCTGGACAATAAATTTGTAACTTATCGTTTTTTAACAAGAATTTAGGACGATAAAAACAATATCGGACTTTTGTTAGGCGGACTAGCTCTCCGCCATCATTCAATGACTTAGGTCAGACTAAACCGGCTTAACCGCCGGTTTTTTTATGCCTAAATAAAGTCGCGCGGCAGCCGTCCAAAACACTAATGCGGGGCGATTGCAAGGCCTTCATGAGTGTTACTGTTAGCCCTCTTTGGCTATTCCTATCTAGTTCTAACACCGTCATTCCGGCGGGGCTTGCCGAAAGCCGAGCTGCAAAGTGCTTGAAGTAGCCGTCCATGGCATTAGACGACGGCACTGGCGTGCGATGAGGATATTTAACCCCTCGTACCTCTCGTCAGGCCAATGTCGGATTTAAGACAAATTGACGGAATTAATACCAAATCTGCTCCCGGCCGGCTTTCAAAAACAGGCTGCGTGTCGAGCTTAGCCATCATTAATGTTAAGTTACGATAAAGCCTTGTGTAATCAAACCGTTATAAAGCCGTAACATGCTTGCATTATTCTGATCGGCATAAAGTAAACCCTAGACACTACCGATTCTTCGAAAAATGCCGACATCGAACCAAAACGCTTCGCTCGACGATAGAAAAAATATCGTATCGATTCGCTTGAGCAACGAAGACCGAATTGCCGTACGTTCCACAGCGGCTCGCTTAATGGTGCGCGAATCCAAATTGTATCGCTTTGCGGTACACCACTTGCTGGAACGCCTACACCCGTTGCACGACTCCAACTTTAGCGGCAGCGATTTGCTGATGCTGTTTTTGGAATTTAAAGACGAATTGGCGGAACACCTGGAATTAAAAAAACACCAACTGTTCAAAATCTTTAACGGCCGCATTACGGAACCGCATAAATTCGTTGCCATGGCCGATATAGAACTATTGCTGATACCCGATCACGCAGTGCGCCAACGTCTGGCATCGATGCCCGATGCACAAGCATTCAAGCATACGGATACCGGCATTTGGCTAAGAGATTATTTCTGTGCTAAATATCCGAACCAGGCTTGGCGGGAGATTTCGATGCAAGCTGAACCTAACGAATAAAGGGTTGCCGGATCCGGCACATTGACGGCTAGCAAGTTTGAGCGGCGGGAAAAGCCAAGTTTGGCGCAACGGAGAGCGCGCTGTTGACTGGTTCGGCAAGCGCAGCCTGACGCCTGCCTTCAAGAAAAGTTGACTATCATCTCTTGCTGGATTTTCCGCACGATATGGTTCAACTTTTCGGATTTAACGTTTAAGTGTTTAAGCGGATCATTTTGAATCAAAACGAAATTCCTGATCGTTTCGTCATTCCATGCTCTATGGTTGTCGTGGACCACCCGCAATACGAAATTCAATTTGTTAGCGGCATAAATCACGTCGTCTTCGTCATC containing:
- a CDS encoding Fic family protein, translated to MIWNWQLAGWPRFTYNATQLDDFEKRLLLGAGVSFGAIKHLSEDDKRHLTIELISNEALKTSAIEGEYLNRDSLQSSICRQFGLTTDHRKVPPAEQGIAEVMVDLYQHFSTPLSHEQLYRWHTWITAGRSDLQDVGRYRTHDDPMRIVSGPIYAPKIHFEAPPSCQMTPEMDQFIDWFNSTAPDGNTPMPALQRAGIAHLYFVSIHPFEDGNGRIGRAIAEKALAQCLGQPTLIALAFTIERHRNAYYTALEMANKQIDVTDWLVYFAELVMAAQEYTHQWIDFLIQKTKLYDHVRGHLNPRQEKALARMFREGPDGFTGGLSADKYRSITGAPSATATRDLQDLVAKGVLFRTGERKHTRYYLNLTGTLP
- a CDS encoding tyrosine-type recombinase/integrase is translated as MSRILNKLNARKVVTIKTPGYHSDGGGLYLQVSPTLSKSWIFKFVRNKKATEIGLGSFGDISLEAAREQASEYRKLLKQGLNPLVEKRKIERELHLSVAKSMTFAECASAYIEINRHGWKNPKHAQQWSNTLEQYAYPTIGKLPVAEVDTALVVKCLEGIWTSKNETASRLRGRIETVLDWATVSKYREGENPARWRDHLDKILPKPSKVQNVEHHAALPYTDISEFIVKLRNQQGIAARCLEFTILTAARTNESIGATWDEIDVISQTWTIPVERMKANKPHRVPLSPRAMAIVQEMSLLKTNEFVFPGLKRGLSNMAMLQLLKRMGLPELTVHGFRSSFRDWAAETTHYPNEVVEMALAHTIKNQAEAAYRRGDLMEKRSQLMADWTMYCEQGNQALR